The nucleotide sequence GATGAAGTCGCCGACCAGGAAGGGTTTGTCCAGCGCGATGGAGACCGAGGCGAAGAGGTCGCCCAGGATGTTCTGCAGCGCCAGGGCGACGGCCACGCCGCCGATGCCCAGGCCGGTGACCAGCGCCGTCACGTTGACGCCCAGCGAGCTGATCACCATCAGCACGACCAGCGTCCAGAGGAGCGCCAGCGCGCCGGCGGTGAGGATCGAGGCGACGGAGGCGATCTCCGGCTCCATCTCCCCTTCGCCGCGGCCGCCCAGCCAGCGCGGCATCCACCAGCGGAGGGTGCGGCTGCCCCAGATCCCCACCTGGAGCCAGACGGCCACCAGCACGGCCGCCCGCACCAGCGCCTCCGCCCGCGGCGGCAGCCAGACGGCCAGCGAGCCGGCCCCCACGGCCACCACCAGCAGCACCAGCCGGCTGGTGCGGCGGAGCAGCTCCCTCGCCAGGAAGTCGCCCAGCGCCCCGCCGCCCCGCCGCGCCCAGGCCTCCAGCAGGCGCGCGCCCCAGTCGCGCACCAGCACCAGGGCGACGTCGAGGACGACGGTCAGCAGCAGCGCCAGGAGCCAGCGCCCCAGCGGCTGTCCGGCCAGCGGCACGGCGAAGAGGTCGGCCAGGAACGGCAAGCCCATCCCCCCTGTCCCGGGCTCCAGGGGCG is from Bacillota bacterium and encodes:
- a CDS encoding mechanosensitive ion channel family protein, giving the protein MGLPFLADLFAVPLAGQPLGRWLLALLLTVVLDVALVLVRDWGARLLEAWARRGGGALGDFLARELLRRTSRLVLLVVAVGAGSLAVWLPPRAEALVRAAVLVAVWLQVGIWGSRTLRWWMPRWLGGRGEGEMEPEIASVASILTAGALALLWTLVVLMVISSLGVNVTALVTGLGIGGVAVALALQNILGDLFASVSIALDKPFLVGDFIVTQDFQGTVERIGWKTTRLRSLSGELLVIPNGDLAKARIRNYRDMPRRRVQFTFGVPHGTEREKLEAIPAWVRQIVDGIAEARFDRTHLARITENWLEFETVYYVLSGDYTLYMDVQQRINLALYRRLEEAGVGFARPAQTIRVERPAGER